In Leisingera caerulea DSM 24564, the genomic window GTTCACCGCCTTGGCAATCTCGACCACCGCTTCGGTGGTCGTCACGCCGCAGCGGCCTGCGCCGCAGTCGATCTCGACAAAGACTTCCAACTCGGTGCCGTGCTTCTGCGCCGCTGCCGACAGGTCGGCCACGTTGTCCAGATCATCGACGCAAACGATGGTGCGCGCGCCGAGCTTGGGCAGGCGGGCCAGACGGTCGATCTTCTGCGGGTCGCGCACCTGGTTGGAGACCAGGATGTCCTTGATGCCGCCGCGGGCAAAGACCTCAGCCTCTGACACCTTCTGGCAGCAGACGCCAACCGCGCCGCCGAGTTCTTCCTGCAGCTTGGCCACATCCACCGATTTGTGCATCTTGCCGTGGACACGGTGGCGCATGCCATGCGCCTTGGCGTAATCACCCATCTTCTTGATGTTGCGCTCCAGCGCGTCTAGGTCGAGGACCAGCGCCGGGGTCTGGATGTCAGCCTCGTCCATGCCCGGGATTGCCGGAACGTCATAGCCGACTTCGAGCTGATCAAAATTTGTCTGTGCGTTCATAGTGATATTCCCCAGTTTAGCTGTTCATCCAGGGCAGCTTGTCGAGGTCGACATTGCCGCCGGTGACGATCAGGCCCACGCGTTTGCCCGCGAAGGCGTCCTTGTTTTTCAGAATGATGGCGAGCGGCACCGCGGAGGACGGCTCCATCACGATGCGCAGGTGCTTCCAGATCAGTTTCATCGCGTCGATGATCTCCGCATCGGACGCGGTGTAGATCTCGCTGACGTGGTTGCTGACGAAGTGCCAGGTCAGGTCCTTGAGCGGGACCAGCAGCCCGTCGGCGATGGTCTTGGGCGCATCATCGGCGATGATGTAGCCCGCCTTGAAGCTGCGGTAGGCGTCGTCTGCCTGCTCCGGCTCCGCGGCAATCACCTGGGTTTCCGGCGCCAGCGTCGACAGCGTCAGGCAGGTGCCCGAGATCATGCCGCCGCCGCCGATCGGCGCGACAACCATGTCGAGGCCATCGGTCTGCTCCACGAATTCCTTGGCGCAGGTGCCCTGCCCAGCAATCACGCGCGGGTCATTATACGGATGCACGAAATCGCCGCCAGTCTCGGCTTGCACCTTGGCAAAGGTCTCCTCACGCGAGCTGGTCGAGGGCTCGCATTCGGTGATCCTGCCGCCATAGCGGCGCACGGTGTCTTTCTTGGCCTGCGGCGCGGTGCGCGGCATCACCACGTTGCACGGGATGCCGCGCAGCATGGCTGCGTAGGACAGGCAGGAGGCATGGTTGCCCGAAGAATGCGTCGCCACGCCCTTCTTCGCCTGTTCCTCATCCAGCCCGAACACCGCGTTGCTCGCGCCGCGCACCTTAAAGGCGCCCGGCTCCTGGAAGTTCTCGCACTTGAAGAACAGCTCCGCCCCGGTCAGCTCATTCAGATAATCCGAGGTGCGCACCGGCGTGCGGCGGATATGGGGCTGGATGCGCTCATGCGCAGCCAGCATGTCCTCGTAGGTCGGGATATACATAGCGGTATCCTTCATCAGGCGGCAGCCTTGGCGCTGGAGGCGGTGTTGCCGCGGTAGTAGTCCTGCGCCGCCGCCACGCCAGAGCCCAGCGGGATGTCGAGGCCCAGGTCGGCCATGACCATTTCGGCGGTGGCAATGCCCGAAAGCGCCATCACGTCGGTCAGGCTGCCCAGGTGGCCGATGCGGAAAACCTTGCCCGCGACCTCGCCCAGGCCGGTGCCGAATGCGACGCCGTATTTCTCGGCCGCCAGGCTCACGAACTTGTTGGCGTCAAAGCCGTCCGGCGTGCGGATTGCGCTGACGCTGTCGGAGTAGACATCCGGCGACACGGCGCACAGCTCCAGCCCCCAGGCACGGACCGCAGCGCGAACGCCCTCGGCAATCCGGTGGTGGCGGGCAAAGACGCGCTCCAGCCCTTCGTCCAGCAGCATACCACAAGCCATGTTCAGACCGTTTAGCAGACCGACAGAGGGCGTGTAGGGATAGGCGCTGTTGGCATAGCCGTTGGCCATGTCCTTGATATCAAAGAAGGTGCGCGGCAGGGTCGCGGTCTCTGCCGCCTTCATTGCCTTGGGCGAGAAGCCGACAATGGCCAGCCCCGGCGGCAGCATGAAACCCTTCTGCGAGCCGGTGACGGCAATATCGACACCCCATTCATCCATCCGGAAGTCCATCGAGGCGATGGAGGACACGCCATCAACGAACAGCAGCGCCGGGTGGCCTGCGGCGTCCAGCGCGCGGCGGACGGCGGCGATGTCGGATTTGACGCCGGTAGCGGTCTCGTTGTGGGTCGCCAGAACC contains:
- the bhcA gene encoding L-aspartate--glyoxylate aminotransferase BhcA, which codes for MSFQNPVFIPGPTNMPEALRKAVDMPTLDHRSPLFGQILHPALAGVKKVLKSETAEIFVFPSTGTGGWETAITNTLNAGDKILAARNGMFSHRWIDMCQRHGLDVQVVETPWGEGLPADRYEEILTADTSHQIKVVLATHNETATGVKSDIAAVRRALDAAGHPALLFVDGVSSIASMDFRMDEWGVDIAVTGSQKGFMLPPGLAIVGFSPKAMKAAETATLPRTFFDIKDMANGYANSAYPYTPSVGLLNGLNMACGMLLDEGLERVFARHHRIAEGVRAAVRAWGLELCAVSPDVYSDSVSAIRTPDGFDANKFVSLAAEKYGVAFGTGLGEVAGKVFRIGHLGSLTDVMALSGIATAEMVMADLGLDIPLGSGVAAAQDYYRGNTASSAKAAA
- the bhcB gene encoding beta-hydroxyaspartate dehydratase BhcB; translated protein: MKDTAMYIPTYEDMLAAHERIQPHIRRTPVRTSDYLNELTGAELFFKCENFQEPGAFKVRGASNAVFGLDEEQAKKGVATHSSGNHASCLSYAAMLRGIPCNVVMPRTAPQAKKDTVRRYGGRITECEPSTSSREETFAKVQAETGGDFVHPYNDPRVIAGQGTCAKEFVEQTDGLDMVVAPIGGGGMISGTCLTLSTLAPETQVIAAEPEQADDAYRSFKAGYIIADDAPKTIADGLLVPLKDLTWHFVSNHVSEIYTASDAEIIDAMKLIWKHLRIVMEPSSAVPLAIILKNKDAFAGKRVGLIVTGGNVDLDKLPWMNS